In a single window of the Nilaparvata lugens isolate BPH chromosome 1, ASM1435652v1, whole genome shotgun sequence genome:
- the LOC120350888 gene encoding uncharacterized protein LOC120350888 — translation MNVNNYSCISSRVKLMMDLVKEDNSENEVELQPTLEADANNSSDSNFIEQFGIASGSGNDMVEVEVISIDDCSGLREMVNTEELCNGTEISVDVPILNTTNVTDDLSSEGVLISELDASQEATSSSTSASNFTKQGIPRKRRKFEKSVLQRKVEKNNELKNKHKVREGCLESCRLQCRKNISEEDRVNINSQFWDLAYAERKSFVLNMCERLSVKRRTSGCDIEERESRKNTYKYFLKNSEGQTKQVCKSFFLTTLGYEKKNDRFVFDVLNMTPASSLQPKPDMRGRATPANNCISKQEVCEHIESFNPVISHYRREHAPLRRYLPSDVNIKLMHKDFLMKFPNIQVSYDFYRKEVGKNNISFAVLGNEECETCESFEIEHLHKKYNLQSECTKCSEWKIHLDLAKTARELYKEHLRLYKNHDNTVCYTADLQKVIMLPRMESFKAVLFAKRLVAYNESFVPVGEKSKHKTFATVWHEGISGRKKEDIVSTFYAFFLWLDICAGQNKSWCFLSFLVFLVNSDRINAKEITLCYFIPGHTFMAADSFHHCVESALKKQIRTYDFDDFKEAVATCKAHVEVKNMQAADFFSWQDHSSQLKLKQETRHYLRDMACIKVVRDSYTLKYKTSHDQEDFHELDFLKKSACKPGGMKMPNHLERPCGFPKEKRDDI, via the exons atgaatGTGAATAACTACAGTTGTATAAGTAGTCGTGTCAAATTGATGATGGATCTCGTGAAAGAAGACAACAGCGAAAATGAAGTTGAACTTCAACCCACACTAGAAGCTGATGCTAACAATAGTTCAGATTCAAACTTTATTGAACAATTTGGTATTGCATCTGGATCTGGTAATGATATGGTTGAAGTAGAAGTCATCAGCATTGATGATTGTAGTGGCCTTCGTGAGATGGTAAATACAGAGGAACTGTGCAATGGGACTGAAATTAGTGTAGATGTACCTATATTGAATACAACCAACGTTACTGATGATCTTTCTTCTGAAGGGGTATTAATATCTGAATTAGATGCATCTCAGGAGGCTACTTCCTCAAGTACTTCCGCAAGTAACTTTACAAAACAGGGCATTCCTCGAAAACgaagaaaatttgagaaaagtgTTTTACAGAGAAAAGTGGAAAAgaacaatgaattgaaaaataaacataaagtTCGTGAAGGGTGTCTTGAATCATGTCGATTGcaatgtagaaaaaatatttcagaagAAGATAGAGTAAACATTAATTCTCAATTCTGGGACCTAGCCTATGCTGAACGGAAATCATTTGTGCTGAATATGTGTGAAAGACTATCTGTTAAAAGAAGAACCAGTGGGTGTGATATTGAAGAAAGAGAATCAAGGAAAAACACATATAAATACTTTTTAAAGAACAGTGAAGGACAGACCAAACAGGTTTGCAAATCATTCTTCCTAACTACATTAggttatgaaaagaaaaatgacAGATTTGTTTTTGATGTTTTAAATATGACACCTGCTTCCTCTTTGCAACCCAAACCTGATATGCGAGGTAGAGCTACACCAGCCAATAATTGTATTTCAAAACAAGAGGTTTGTGAACACATCGAATCATTCAACCCAGTGATCTCACATTACCGTCGAGAACATGCACCACTGAGACGTTATCTTCCCAGCGAtgtcaatataaaattgatgcACAAAGACTTTCTCATGAAATTCCCAAATATTCAAGTTTCATACGATTTTTATAGGAAGGaagttggaaaaaataatatttcatttgctGTTTTGGGCAATGAAGAGTGTGAAACGTGTGAAagttttgaaattgaacatcttcataagaaatataatttacaaaGTGAATGTACAAAGTGCTCTGAATGGAAGATTCATCTAGATTTAGCTAAAACAGCAAGGGAGTTGTATAAAGAACATCTTAGGTTGTACAAAAACCACGACAATACTGTGTGTTACACTGCAGATCTACAAAAAGTGATAATGCTACCGAGGATGGAGTCTTTCAAAGCAGTATTATTTGCAAAACGTCTTGTTGCCTACAATGAGAGCTTTGTACCTGTTGGTGAAAAGTCCAAGCATAAAACATTTGCAACCGTATGGCATGAGGGAATAAGTGGGCGTAAAAAAGAAGACATTGTGAGCACATTTTATGCATTTTTT CTATGGCTCGATATTTGTGCGGGACAAAATAAAAGTTGGTGCTTCCTTTCGTTCTTAGTTTTCTTGGTGAATAGTGACCGAATAAATGCAAAAGAGATAAcactttgttattttattccCGGGCATACTTTCATGGCAGCAGATAGTTTCCATCATTGCGTTGAATCTGCATTGAAGAAGCAAATCAGAACCTACGATTTTGACGACTTCAAAGAAGCAGTTGCAACATGTAAAGCACATGTAGAAGTGAAGAACATGCAGGCAGCCGACTTCTTCTCTTGGCAAGACCACTCTTCGCAATTGAAGTTAAAACAAGAAACAAGACATTATCTAAGGGACATGGCATGCATCAAGGTAGTCCGCGATTCCTATACATTAAAATACAAAACTTCGCATGACCAGGAGGATTTCCATGAATTAGATTTTTTGAAGAAATCTGCATGTAAACCAGGAGGTATGAAAATGCCAAACCACTTGGAGAGACCATGCGGTTTTCcaaaagaaaaaagagatgaTATATAA